CTCGAAATTACCTCGGCTCTCGAACAAACGAAATCGGGCGGCACGCAGAAAACACTCAATGGCTCGTTTCAAATCGAAGCCGAATCTGCACAGGTAACCTACAAAGAGAATAAGTTTCTGAAAGAAGAAATTGTAATACCGTTTCTGAAGGTTACACTCAAAGCCACTGCGCAGCAGAATGTCCTCAAGATCGACCAGGGTGAAGCGATGGGGCGCCTGATCAACGCGCAGATCAGGGGCTCGGTTTCCATGGGCACGCAGACTGAGCTCAGCCTGAACATTATTCTGAAACCCACAAACGAATTCTTCGAAAAATATCAGGATAAAGACCTGCGCACCCTGCTCAAATTCGCCAACGTTCTGCAAGACGACGGCCGCCTCGAATTTAACGTGCGCGGTACAATGGCTGCGCCGGTCGTTGAACCCGTAACGGTAAAGAGCGCAACGCCCCCCACGACGCCTTAGCTTTAGAGGCGCTGTCAGCGGGCGGCAGGTTTTTTATTCGCTTTGGGCTTTTCGGCTATCTGCACCAGCGGCTGCCATTTGCGCAAGGTAAAAACTTTCGCGTAATGCCGCAGCGAACGCCAGTAAAGATGCGCGCTGTAGTTATAGTTGCGGTTCGTGTAAGCAGCGAGTGCCCGCGTCTCGTCTTGTTTCGCGACTTCAACCGTCGCAACAACTTTTTCGCGCACCGCAGTTTCACTGATGGTCTCGCTGTTTTTTTCATTTATGGCGTTTTTGTGCCGCAAAGCCAGATCGCGGTAAATGTCAGCGATGGCCTTGAATTCAGGGGCAAACTTTTCGTAGTTTGCCTGAATAGCTTTGAGTGCGGTGTTTCGGTCTGTCTGTTTTGCTTCGGCAAATTGTGTCAGGCTGCGCTCGTAGTTTTCGATCTGCATTTCGATGGCGGTCTGCCGTGCAGAAATGAGCCCGGTCTCCTGAAAATAGCGCAGATCTTTAATATTCTGTGCGCCTTTCAGGCGAATCTTTTGCAGGTCGAGAGGTGCGGCAAAGAGCGAGGCCGCGGTGCAGAAGAGCAGAATCGCTGCGGCTCTGAGGTGTGCACGCGCGCCTGTAACCATCGGAAAGATTATTTTTTCGCCGGCTCAGCGGGTTTCTTGTTTTCTGGCTTTGCCGGCTCGGGTTGGTCTTTTTTCGGATAATCGGGTACCAGTGCTTTTTTCTCAGGCCGTTTGGTCTGCAGCTCTTTGAACGCATCTTTCAGCAGCGACTTCTTCTGCCCTGAAATGAGGCCATAGTTGTCGTCGTGGTGCAGAAAGAAGTTCATGCCATCGGTATAGAGTTTGCGGTTCATCTGGTTGACCATGCTGTTCTTGACCCGCTCGTAATCACGTATCTTCTCACGGTCGTCTTTGTTGATTGCGTCATCCCAGGTTTGGGTGGTGTACTCGGCTTTGTCTTCGATCGGCGTTTTGCTTTCGATCAGAGAAAGAAAGGCGAAACGTTTCGCGCGGCGTGCGCGCTTGATGCCGTCGATATAATAGCGAATTTTGCTCGAATAGAGAAACCGGTTATAGTTGTAACCCATGTCACGAAACTGCCGCGCCACTTCGACGTCGCGGTAGCCGAGCTGCAGAAAGTGCGCCGACTTTTTGTCTTTAGACTGTATAATAACCGGGGCATTCAGGTCGAGCAGCGCCCGTGCATCTTCGATATAACGCTTCTGCAAGACGTCATAGAGCAGATCGAGCAGAATCTCCTGGCTGAGGCGAATTTCTTTGAAAGCGTCGACGTAATTGCTCTCGAGGTAGTAGAGGTTGGCGTTAAAGTTGTGCTGGTTGGCGTCTTTGAGCGCCTTTTCATTTTCGGGTGACCCAAAATTCGAGACATTGACATTCGAAAATTCGATAAAGTAGCGATTTTCGCGCAGAATCTTCTCGACAAACCCCTGGTCGGGAGCTGCCGCAGTAACAGCCGTGCCGGCCGCAGCAAAAGCGAGGGCCAGACCGATTGTCTTGAGGGCGGTTTTATGCAAGAATTTGCGCATTATTTTCTCTCTAAGGGGTTCGTTTAACTATCGACCGGGCCGGTGAGTTCTTCAAGCAAAAAACATGTCAGGGGGATATCCCCCTTAGTTGTTGCGGTTGGCGCTTGCGGGCAGCCTCTTTTTAAGGCTCGAAAGATGCTCTTCGGTAAGGCGAATGAACCTCGCCCCTGCCCTGAACCGGCGCTCTTTCGCATTGTTGTCGACCCAGACGATCTGCACCGGCAGCTCGAGCGGCTCAGAATTGATATTGAGATGCAGGCTCATGAGTTCACCCGGTTCGGTAGTTTCGTCGAGTTCGAATGAGATGCCTTCGATCGAGACGTCTTGAGAGCGTGACTTGCCCGCGGTGCCCGATGTCTTCGTGATCGCGAGTTCCCATTCGAGGGGGTAACGAATGTGCCGGCGTTTATTGCTCGCATAACTGATGACACGGTTCTTACCGGAATACTTGGCGAAATAGAGCATCTGGTCGGCGCGGTCGATGAGGTCTTTTGCGTTGGTTGCATCGCTCGAGAATGTGGCAAGGCCTCCGCTGAGGCTGAGATCGGTCGAAGCGATTTTTAATTTTGAAAACTCGTGCCTGATTTTTTCTGCAACGATTTCTGCGCCCTCGACACCGGTCTCGGGTAAGAGCACGGCAAACTCTTCGCCCCCTATTCTGCACGGGGTGTCTTCAGAACGGATCTGTTTTTTCAGCAGTTTGCCGAGCGCCGAGATGACCGCGTCGCCCGTCGTGTGGCCATGCGTGTCGTTAATCTTTTTGAAATTATCGATGTCGAGAATGAGCAGAGATAGGTTGCGGTTACGCCGCGCGGCCTGTTTGATTTCACGCTCGATCGCTGAATCGAAAAAGCGCCGGTTATAAACACCGGTGAGTTCATCGACGGCAGCCTGCCTCGCGGTCTCGGCATAGACATGAATTTCGATCACTTTCGGGTTCTTGAGTTCCCGGCTTTCGTTAATGAAATAATCGAGCATGGCGACGCGAAATCCCATCGGTCGCCCGAGTTTGCCCTCGAGGCTGTCGCGGTGGCTGATAATCGCTTCCCAGGTTTTTTTGGCTTCGGCGGGCGCGAGGCGCAGGTGGCACATGACATGCAGCAGCCTCGCATAGATGTTCTTTTCACCTGATTTGTAAAGCGAGGCCGCGGCTTCGAGCACGCGTTCTTCGCTCGTGGTTTCATCGTTAAAAATCTGGTTGATGAGATCGAGTTCGCCCTGAATGCCGGTAGAGACACGCATGCATTAGGCTGCCACGCAAAGTCGGGGCGTACAGCTTAAAAACTCATTGGTCTGGCCTGCGCGACTGCGATTTCAGCCACTCGAGCATATCGGGCGTGATCTCGACATCGGGGTTCTCGGCCTGCCAGGCGGCGAGGTCGACTGGTTCATTCTGCGGTTCGGTTTCGAATGCACTGCGCACAAGTTTCAAAAAGACGTAGATCGATATGGCGCTTATGAATCCGGCTATGACAAAAGCCAGGGGTTTGACCAGCGCCGATTTACCAAGCAGGTAGTGAGCGAGAATACCCGCGTCGGTACGCATGACATCGCCGTGCACAAAATCGTTCAGGTCATAGAGCGAATAGAGCGCAGTCGCGCCCCCGAGAAAAAAGAGCAAAAAATGGTTGAAGCGCGGCAGAATAAAGGCGCTGATCGTGAGCGTCAGCCCCCAAACGCCGCTGATAATATAGCGGGCGTTGAAAAAGGCCGAATTCTTCGCAGGCGCGCCATCGGGAAAAAAACCAAAGAAGATGACGCACAGGCCGACGACGAGCGATACCGTGCGTACCCAGCGACCGGTAAGCGAAGCACGCAGCATCAGGTAACCCCAGAGAATACTTCCGATGTAACCAGAAATCGCGATAATAAAGAAGATTCCTTCGCCGCTCGCTGCATACGTGGCACCTGATTCATCCCACTCGAGAGTGATCGCGGCTAGGCGGCCCCCCGTCGCAATCGTCGCGATCGCATGCGAAGTCTCATGCAAGAACACAACGAAGAGTTTGAAAGGCTTTAAGAGCGGCGAGTTCCAGAAAAATATCAGCAATACGGTAAGCACGCTGAGTGCGATGAGCCTGAGCAGAACGGTACGCATTTTTCTAGAACAGCAAGAACTGCATGCCCGCGGTCAGCTGCGCCCGCACGTGAAGCAGGTCTGTGACCGTGTAGACGTTTTGCCGCCCCGGCACCATATTGACGCCGAACACGAGTGTGAATACGAGTTTCACGCTGCTTGTCAACCTCGGCGAGAACTGCATCGCAATATCGACAAAGACGTGGTTGTAAGAAGATTTCGGTACCTCGGTGCCATTCAGATACATTGTCGTTTCTGTCAGGTGCGAAAGCCCTGCGCCGAATGCAAAAACCGGATCTACCCGGTAATAGGCATGCAGAAATACCGGCACATGCCACTGCGTGCGGTTCTCCATCGCCATGGCAACGCTGTTGACCCTCAAGGTCATGAGCCGCAGCAGGCCAAGGCCACCGTGCAGATAGAATTCAGGAAAATGATACTGGCCGCTGAGATATCCCCCCAATGTATTATAGCTGACGTCGTACTCGCCTTTCGACCGATCGAGACCCGCTTCGTTGTGCCCGGCCCAGCCGAGATCAAAACCTGCGTACCAGGGTTTTGGTACCGCGTTGCCCTTCTCGTCTGTGGTGGCTGAAAGGTTACCTGCGAGGCTCACCACCCAAAAAAGTGCCGGCAATAGACGATGCGGATGCAGTAGCCTCACGTCACCTTACGCTATGAACGGCATGCTGCCGTCAAGACTTCGTTACCGGCTTCGGTAATGAGCACATCGTCTTCGATACGAATGCCGATGCCGCGTGCTTCGGGCCGTACAAATTCATAATCCGCAGGAAAATACAATCCGGGTTCGATTGTAATCACCATACCTGGTTCGAGTGGCCGGCTCTCACCTGCTGCAAAATATTCGCCTACGTCGTGCACATCGAGACCGAGGTAGTGTGACGTGCGGTGCATATAAAAGTGCGCCAGATACTCACCCTCAAGCACTTCAGCCATGGTGCCCGGGTTTGCGAGTTTAGCGCTTTCCCCTTCAGCCTTCTTTCGTTCGGGAACATTTTTGAAAAAGCCCATGGCCAGAAGTCCCTGGGCCAGCACATGCTGCGCGGCGGTGTGCACAGCTTCAATCGTCGTACCGGGCTTCGAGGCTGCAATCGCCGCCTTTTGCGCAGCGAGTACAAGATCGTACAGGTCTTTATGGAGCCCCGAAGCTTTTTTCCACCCACCGGTCGGCGTGGTGCGTGTGATGTCAGATGCATAACCTTCAAGTTCGGCGCCGGCATCGATCAGCACGAAATCACCCGGCTGGGCAATACCCTGTGTGCGTTCGTAATGCAGGACTGTAGCGTTGTCGCCTGCCGCGACAATCGAAGGGTATGCAAGCCGGTCGGCGCCGCGCGCCATGAACTCGTGCTCGATGAGCGCTTTAATTTCATATTCGCTGAGGCTGCCCGCTGCCGCGACGATGTGATCGGCCGCCTTATTGTGAGCCGCGGCAGAAATCGCCGCAGCCCGCCGCATCATCTCAAGGTCGTGCGAGTCTTTCTTGAGCCGCAACTCGTGCAAAATTTCTGAAGCCCTGATGATCTGCCTCGGGCCTTTCTGCCCACGCCGCGAATAGAGCGCCATTTCGTGCAAGACAGCCAGCAGGCGTCGCTCGAGGTCGCTCTGCAGGCCAAAGTCGTAATAAAGTATGTCGCGCCCTTTCGCCAGTTCGGCAAACTGCCGTTCGAACTGCTTTGCCTCGAAAACTTCGGTCTTGAATCTATGCCCTGAAAAGCGCTGCAGAAAAAACTCATGGCCACAGACCTTGCCGACCCAACGTTCGCGCTCCGCATCACGGGTTTGCGCAAACACGTACAGATTCTCGTTTGTGACGATGAGACCCAGTTCTTCTTCGTTAACGCCGGTCAGGTAGAGTGTGTCTGAATAACCGCGGTAGCTGTAGTGCGTGTCGCGGTTGCGTATCGCGTGCGGCGCCGCAGGTATCACGAGCAAAGACCCCGGCAGCATCTTGCCCTGAACCCTCTGTATACGTTCGCCAAATATCTGCATCGAATGAATCGAAACCAGCTTCGCCCTCTGATCGTCATCTATTTTGCGGTCAGCCTGGTGCGCGAACTGGTTTTAAAATGACAGCGCAGCTGCCCACTCAACTCAGGCACGGTGCTTTTTCAGGTTGATTCACTTTGGCCAAAGCTCGCGCCACAGCTCGCACAGCTGACAGCGCGCGTGGTGCGCGTGCATGGCCCGCATTCGGCGATAGCACTCAGAACCGGCACGCTTGAACCCCGATTGGATTTCGCAGGCGTCATTGCGCTGAATACCGACCAATCCAGGGGGGATATTCTCATTACCCGGCCTTCTGAACCGCTCGAGAAGGCAGTGCGCGCTCACCCGCCACGGTTCATCGTGCTGACCGCGCTGACCCGCGCTGAAGACCGCCAGCTGCGCAGCGGCGACCTGAAGGTCGCGGGCTATGAACTGCGCGAAATTTTCTACTTCGGCTTTTTGCTTCTTCCATTTCTATGGTTGAAGTGGCTTCCGTTGGCAGATCGCTTTTTCTCTGCGCTGCTCTCGCTCGAGATTCGTCTGCACCCCTACCTGAACGTGCTCGCGGGCATCGGCACGGTCGCAGTACTCAGCGAAAAGCGCCGTGATGCGAAATCGGCCATTGAACTCAGCATCGTCATACCTGCGTACAACGAATCGGGGCGCCTGCCTGCGTACCTGGCTGAAATCAGCCGGTTCATGAAGGCGCGGCGCATCGCGCACGAAATCATTGTGGCCGACGACGGCAGTGGCGACGGTACGGGCGAACTCGTGCGCAAAAAGTTTCGCGGCGTAAGGGTTATTCGCCTCTACCAGAACTTCGGCAAGGGTGCGGCGGTGCGCGAAGGCGTCATGGCGGCCAAAGGCCGGCAGGTGCTCATCGCCGATGCAGACGGGGCAACCCCCATAACCGAATACCCCAAACTTGCTGCTGAAATTGAGAATGGTGCCGATGCCGCCATCGGTTCGCGCTATCTTGCGCAGAGTGAAATTGGCAAAAGACAGAACCTGATGCGCAGAATGGTGAGCCGCGCCGGCAATCTGCTGATCAGGTCACTGCTCGACCTACCCTACAAAGATACGCAGTGCGGATTCAAGCTCTTTGACCGTAAGGCTGCGCAATACCTGTTTCGCAATCTGAGCAACTTTCGCTTCGGCTTTGATTTTGAAATTCTGAAAAAGGCCGGGGTGCTGCGCCTCAGCGTCAGCGAAGTTGCGGTACGCTGGAACGACCAGGATGGCAGCAAAGTCACGTTTAAACAAACGATCAGAGTATTGACCGAGCTCTTAAAGTTGCGTTTCGGGCACCTGATTAAATTTGCGTTCGTCGGGGTGATTAATACCGTGGCTGATTTTACCGTGCACAATCTGCTGATCGTGTTTTTCGGTATTGGTGAACCCACGCGCCAGCTG
The sequence above is a segment of the Turneriella parva DSM 21527 genome. Coding sequences within it:
- a CDS encoding bifunctional glycosyltransferase family 2/GtrA family protein — its product is MLFQVDSLWPKLAPQLAQLTARVVRVHGPHSAIALRTGTLEPRLDFAGVIALNTDQSRGDILITRPSEPLEKAVRAHPPRFIVLTALTRAEDRQLRSGDLKVAGYELREIFYFGFLLLPFLWLKWLPLADRFFSALLSLEIRLHPYLNVLAGIGTVAVLSEKRRDAKSAIELSIVIPAYNESGRLPAYLAEISRFMKARRIAHEIIVADDGSGDGTGELVRKKFRGVRVIRLYQNFGKGAAVREGVMAAKGRQVLIADADGATPITEYPKLAAEIENGADAAIGSRYLAQSEIGKRQNLMRRMVSRAGNLLIRSLLDLPYKDTQCGFKLFDRKAAQYLFRNLSNFRFGFDFEILKKAGVLRLSVSEVAVRWNDQDGSKVTFKQTIRVLTELLKLRFGHLIKFAFVGVINTVADFTVHNLLIVFFGIGEPTRQLVYMVVAFFCANLLAFTLHSGFTFQRRAAYRRFFTVSVFTLLVAGIIFHGLNLLYNPEADVLLTNIFKLSTVIISFITNYFGYKFWVYRYNI
- a CDS encoding adhesin OmpL37 family surface protein is translated as MRKFLHKTALKTIGLALAFAAAGTAVTAAAPDQGFVEKILRENRYFIEFSNVNVSNFGSPENEKALKDANQHNFNANLYYLESNYVDAFKEIRLSQEILLDLLYDVLQKRYIEDARALLDLNAPVIIQSKDKKSAHFLQLGYRDVEVARQFRDMGYNYNRFLYSSKIRYYIDGIKRARRAKRFAFLSLIESKTPIEDKAEYTTQTWDDAINKDDREKIRDYERVKNSMVNQMNRKLYTDGMNFFLHHDDNYGLISGQKKSLLKDAFKELQTKRPEKKALVPDYPKKDQPEPAKPENKKPAEPAKK
- a CDS encoding aminopeptidase P N-terminal domain-containing protein — its product is MQIFGERIQRVQGKMLPGSLLVIPAAPHAIRNRDTHYSYRGYSDTLYLTGVNEEELGLIVTNENLYVFAQTRDAERERWVGKVCGHEFFLQRFSGHRFKTEVFEAKQFERQFAELAKGRDILYYDFGLQSDLERRLLAVLHEMALYSRRGQKGPRQIIRASEILHELRLKKDSHDLEMMRRAAAISAAAHNKAADHIVAAAGSLSEYEIKALIEHEFMARGADRLAYPSIVAAGDNATVLHYERTQGIAQPGDFVLIDAGAELEGYASDITRTTPTGGWKKASGLHKDLYDLVLAAQKAAIAASKPGTTIEAVHTAAQHVLAQGLLAMGFFKNVPERKKAEGESAKLANPGTMAEVLEGEYLAHFYMHRTSHYLGLDVHDVGEYFAAGESRPLEPGMVITIEPGLYFPADYEFVRPEARGIGIRIEDDVLITEAGNEVLTAACRS
- a CDS encoding diguanylate cyclase; translated protein: MRVSTGIQGELDLINQIFNDETTSEERVLEAAASLYKSGEKNIYARLLHVMCHLRLAPAEAKKTWEAIISHRDSLEGKLGRPMGFRVAMLDYFINESRELKNPKVIEIHVYAETARQAAVDELTGVYNRRFFDSAIEREIKQAARRNRNLSLLILDIDNFKKINDTHGHTTGDAVISALGKLLKKQIRSEDTPCRIGGEEFAVLLPETGVEGAEIVAEKIRHEFSKLKIASTDLSLSGGLATFSSDATNAKDLIDRADQMLYFAKYSGKNRVISYASNKRRHIRYPLEWELAITKTSGTAGKSRSQDVSIEGISFELDETTEPGELMSLHLNINSEPLELPVQIVWVDNNAKERRFRAGARFIRLTEEHLSSLKKRLPASANRNN
- a CDS encoding M50 family metallopeptidase, giving the protein MRTVLLRLIALSVLTVLLIFFWNSPLLKPFKLFVVFLHETSHAIATIATGGRLAAITLEWDESGATYAASGEGIFFIIAISGYIGSILWGYLMLRASLTGRWVRTVSLVVGLCVIFFGFFPDGAPAKNSAFFNARYIISGVWGLTLTISAFILPRFNHFLLFFLGGATALYSLYDLNDFVHGDVMRTDAGILAHYLLGKSALVKPLAFVIAGFISAISIYVFLKLVRSAFETEPQNEPVDLAAWQAENPDVEITPDMLEWLKSQSRRPDQ